CTGACTGACACTGCTTAAGTATTTTTCTGCGAATAGATTTGCCGCTTTCATAAACAAGCGGAACAATCCCGATGTAGGAGGACAGTTCTTTTGCGTTTAAATGTTTATTAAATCCATCTGTAGCAACAAGAAGATGAGTAGCAACAAGAAGATGAGTAGCAACAAGAAG
The sequence above is a segment of the Leptospiraceae bacterium genome. Coding sequences within it:
- a CDS encoding transposase, whose translation is LLVATHLLVATHLLVATDGFNKHLNAKELSSYIGIVPLVYESGKSIRRKILKQCQSGH